The following is a genomic window from Niabella soli DSM 19437.
TTATACTGTGGGGCGATCTGTACAAAATAAAAAGGAAAGTCGGATCCCCATTCTTTACGCCAGCTTTTAATTAATGCAGGAAATAATTTGCGGTACTGATAAGCCCTGTCGGCATTAGATTCCCCCTGGTACCAGATCACGCCTTTAATTGAAAAAGGGATCAGCGGATGGATCATTGCATTATACAATTTCGTCGGCGACTTGGAGTTCTTCAATGGATCTACAGGTTTTACAGGCTTCTTGTGTCCTGCAGAATCCTGCTTCCACTGTTCCAGTGCTGTTTCGTATTGCTTTATATCATTGGGATACTTTTTAATAGCCGATTCATACCGGTCCAGGATCGGCGATAAATCCTTATCGGCTGAAAGCACTTCCTTCCTCACCCAGGATTCCGCCGGTGTGCCGCCCCAGGATGAATGAATCAAGCCTACGGGGAAACCGGTCGCCTTTCGTATGTCACGCCCGAAATAATACGCCACTGCTGAAAAGCCGGCCGCACTTTGTGGTGTGCAGGCCTGCCAGGTTCCGCTTACATCCTGCACCGGTGCTCCGGCCACTTCCTGCTTTACGGTAAACAGGCGCAGCAACGGGTCGGTAACTTTTACAACTTCCTGTTCGTAATTGAAAACCCCCGTCCGCCAGCCGGCTCCTTTTGCTAAAGGAAATTCCATATTCGATTGCCCTGAGCAGAACCATACTTCTCCCAATAATACATTTTGAACCGATAGCTGATTTTGTCCTTTAAAGGTGATGGTGTAAGGGCCACCCGCTGCGATGGTTTTAACCGAAACCTTCCAGCTACCCTGCCTGTCGGCGGTAACACTTACCGGTTGCCGGTTCCAGCTACAGGTAATCATTACTTTTTCACCAGCATCCGCCCAACCCCAAAGCGTAACCGTGCTGCGCTGTTCCAGCACCATATTATCGGCAATCAACGCAGGCAATTTAATTTCGGCTTTGACAATGGCACTCAAACAAAATTGAGCGAATAACAACATACACAACCTTCGCATAGTTTTATTTTATCGGTTCGGCAATAATTGATTTCAGCTTGAACAATTCTTTCCCCTGTTTATAAGGTTTTACAACAATACGATAGATCCCCGGTTTTACAACTGTAAAAATGGCCACAGGATGTTTTATAAATAGAAGCGGCGCTTTGCGGTCATATGCTGATGTGCGCAGGGTGCGGTACAAAAAAGTCTTGCCATCTATTTCCAGGCTGCCCTCCTGGTTGGCACTTTCCTGCGGGCAGGCATATTCCAGTATCAGTTTGTAATCCCCGGGGTCGGTGATTCGTACGGTAAATGCGGCTGCATCGCCGGGGCTCAGCATGTCCGTTACGCAAGTGGTGTGTTTCCAGTCGCCATAATAATGACTATAGGTGAGCGACTGTACTTTTGCATTACCACTGGTTTTTGCAAAGATGGCCCCCACAGGATTATTGTCAAAAGCAGCCGAAACCGTTACAGGGGCCGAAGCATTATATGCCGGGGCCGTTCCTTTGTATTCCACTACCAGCACAGCGTTGGGGCTGTGAATATTTTTAACAGTAGTCATATTCACATAAAGATCCGTACTCTTTTGTGTAAACGGGAGATTCATTTTTCCATCGAGGGCATACACTTTTGAAGCAGTATTTGTAAACCCCGGCACCAACACTGTATCATTCCCCGGGCGGTTCAGGATATGCAAAAACAACCTGCCCGGCTTTGCCGTGGTAACGCCCCAGGGCTGCGCCGGAATAAATCCGGCGGTAGAAGCATAAATACTCTCCCCGTTTTTTTGCAGCCATGCGCCTGTAGCTTTCAGATACTTTACTGAATAATAAGGTATAGTACCCAGGCCATCGGGGCCCACATTTAACATCAGGTTTCCGCCTTTGGAAGCTACATTGGCGAGCAGTTCAATAATCTCGTCCGACGATTTAAAATTCATATCGTGCGCGATATAACCCCAGGAATCATTATGGGTATAGATCGACTCCCAGGCGCCGGCAATCGGAACGGGAGGTACTTCCGAATCGCCGAAATCCTTGTAATCGCCCAGGCCCTGTCCTACCCGGCTGCTGAATAAACTTTTGGGCTGCAGCTTGCGCAATTCATTTATAAAGCGCTGCGTTTGCTCTTTGGTCATACCCCCGGGTGTATCAAACCATACAATGCCCAAAGGTCCGTAATTCGTCAGCAGCTCTTTCAGTTGCGGAATAGCTTTATCGCGATAGTATTGCTGGTAATCCTTTTTTGATTCATCAAAATCCCAGGTGTTTCTTCCCCCATTGGGTTCATGCCAATCCTGGAACTGGGAGTAATAAAACCCGAATTGTATGCCCCTCATTCGCGTAGCTTCAGACAAGGCTTTCATCGGGTCCTTTTTATATGGAGTGGCGTCCACGATATCAAAATTGGTTACTTTGGAATCAAACATCGAAAAGCCTTCGTGATGTTTGGCGGTTATGACCATATATTTCACACCGGCATCTTTTGCCAGTTGCGCCCACTCATCCGCATTAAAATTTACGGGATCGAAGGTCGCCGCAACCTTATCGTATTTACGAACGGGTATCCTGGCCTGGTTCATGATCCATTCGCCACTGCCATAATAATTCTTACCCTTCCAGGTTCCGGCCAATTTTGAATAAAGCCCCCAATGAATAAACAAACCAAACTTCGCATCTTTAAACCATTGAATATTGGGATGTTCCTTTTTTGACGCGGTGCTATCCCACATTTCTTCCATACCCTGCGCCCCGGCTGCCAAACCAGCCACAACAAAACATCCTATAAATAAAATTCGTTTCATATATTTTTTTAATTGCCGCCAAAGGCGACAGAATATTCATTCGAGGCAAGATGCCTCGAATGGCCGCGATCGTCCCAAACTTACCGCCAGGCCACCTTACCGGTTTACAAGAAAATGAACGATCCGAACCGCATTCCCCTTTGAACCTACGTTCTTTTCATCAGCAATGACTATGCTTAACCGGTGCGTTCCTTTTGATAATCCGTCGCCCAATAACACATACCAGGGCAGGTGCAGGCCATTGCTCCATTGTGTATACAGCTCAATTTTTTTCCATTCCTTTCCGTCAATAGAATAGCGGATCATACCGGCATCGGGGCCCGAGAGCACGGCAATGCCGATAGCCGTCCCGCTGAAGGGCAGCTCCAGCGTTGCCCCCGGAGCTATCCCTTCCAACACCGGCAGGTTCACAAACCCGGGACGCGTGTGTACCCCATCTTTGGGCCTCCAGGAAGGATCCAATATAAAGCCTTTTTTTAAAGCCGCTTTTTCCACGGAGATATAGGCCCCAGTCCTATAACTTTTGGTATCCAGTATTTTGGGCAAGACCGTTTTTACCGGACCCGAAGTTTCGTTTTTGTCAAAGGCCTTATCTAATAAGGTTTCAATCGCCTGCGCGTATAATGCCTGCCCGAAAGGCGACGGGTGCAGGTTTTTAAAATCGCCTTCCCAGGTAAATTCTTTATTTTGGATGCGTTCATACACTTCCTTTGCCAGATTGATAAAGGGAAGCTGGTAATAACGCGCCAGCCGTTCATGTAACTGAATCTCCCCCGGTATTTTTCCTGCTGCATAATCCGCCAGTTTAAACTCGTCTGCAAACCCCATCAGCACCATATTCATATAAGGGTTCGCTGCCAACGCATGCCGGATAATCCCTTCCAACGCCCGTTGCTGCGTAACCGCCGGAGTTCCGTTCACATAATCATTTACGGCCGACTCAATAAATAACA
Proteins encoded in this region:
- a CDS encoding sialate O-acetylesterase, yielding MRRLCMLLFAQFCLSAIVKAEIKLPALIADNMVLEQRSTVTLWGWADAGEKVMITCSWNRQPVSVTADRQGSWKVSVKTIAAGGPYTITFKGQNQLSVQNVLLGEVWFCSGQSNMEFPLAKGAGWRTGVFNYEQEVVKVTDPLLRLFTVKQEVAGAPVQDVSGTWQACTPQSAAGFSAVAYYFGRDIRKATGFPVGLIHSSWGGTPAESWVRKEVLSADKDLSPILDRYESAIKKYPNDIKQYETALEQWKQDSAGHKKPVKPVDPLKNSKSPTKLYNAMIHPLIPFSIKGVIWYQGESNADRAYQYRKLFPALIKSWRKEWGSDFPFYFVQIAPQYKQNPEIREAQLFTCQKVPKTGMAVITDAGDSLNIHPRNKEIVGQRLALWALAKDYGKQVAYSGPLYQSMKREGNKVKIYFSFASDGLETGKEGLTRFAIAGNDQQFVPAEARIEGNTVVVWNDGVKTPVAVRFGWANFPHPGLYNKAGLPASPFRTDNWPGATLNKK
- a CDS encoding alpha-L-fucosidase; translation: MKRILFIGCFVVAGLAAGAQGMEEMWDSTASKKEHPNIQWFKDAKFGLFIHWGLYSKLAGTWKGKNYYGSGEWIMNQARIPVRKYDKVAATFDPVNFNADEWAQLAKDAGVKYMVITAKHHEGFSMFDSKVTNFDIVDATPYKKDPMKALSEATRMRGIQFGFYYSQFQDWHEPNGGRNTWDFDESKKDYQQYYRDKAIPQLKELLTNYGPLGIVWFDTPGGMTKEQTQRFINELRKLQPKSLFSSRVGQGLGDYKDFGDSEVPPVPIAGAWESIYTHNDSWGYIAHDMNFKSSDEIIELLANVASKGGNLMLNVGPDGLGTIPYYSVKYLKATGAWLQKNGESIYASTAGFIPAQPWGVTTAKPGRLFLHILNRPGNDTVLVPGFTNTASKVYALDGKMNLPFTQKSTDLYVNMTTVKNIHSPNAVLVVEYKGTAPAYNASAPVTVSAAFDNNPVGAIFAKTSGNAKVQSLTYSHYYGDWKHTTCVTDMLSPGDAAAFTVRITDPGDYKLILEYACPQESANQEGSLEIDGKTFLYRTLRTSAYDRKAPLLFIKHPVAIFTVVKPGIYRIVVKPYKQGKELFKLKSIIAEPIK